The proteins below come from a single Pseudomonas sp. MYb118 genomic window:
- a CDS encoding acylneuraminate cytidylyltransferase family protein: MDNNPDLLIVVPARGGSKRLPGKNLMQMQGKPLIRWTLEAALDSQVSELIVVTSDDDAILAEGARSGVRTLKRPALLATDTASTFDVLIHVLDTLAEEGVRPKKLMLLQPTSPLREAVGIREAVQLMEDSQASSVISVCLCEHSPLWSNVLGAGGSMADFLRPELLNRRSQDLPDYYRLNGSIYLAKTEDFVREKGFFMANSVAYVMAAEQSIDIDNRIDFKICEALMAERVK, from the coding sequence ATGGATAACAACCCGGACCTGCTGATCGTCGTACCAGCCCGTGGCGGAAGCAAGCGTCTGCCCGGGAAAAATCTCATGCAGATGCAGGGTAAGCCGCTGATTCGCTGGACGCTTGAGGCGGCGCTCGACAGTCAGGTCAGCGAGTTGATCGTCGTGACCAGCGACGATGATGCGATCCTCGCGGAAGGAGCGCGTTCAGGCGTCAGAACCCTGAAGCGTCCTGCACTTCTGGCGACAGATACGGCATCGACTTTCGATGTGCTGATCCATGTGCTGGATACGCTTGCAGAAGAAGGTGTCAGGCCGAAAAAACTGATGCTTCTTCAACCCACTTCACCTTTGCGTGAAGCAGTAGGCATTCGCGAAGCGGTTCAGTTGATGGAGGACTCACAAGCCTCCAGTGTGATCAGCGTCTGTCTGTGTGAGCACTCTCCGTTGTGGAGTAATGTGTTGGGCGCCGGCGGCAGCATGGCCGACTTTTTACGCCCGGAGTTGCTCAATCGGCGGAGCCAGGACTTGCCTGATTATTATCGACTGAATGGCTCGATTTACCTGGCAAAAACGGAAGATTTCGTGCGCGAAAAAGGATTTTTCATGGCCAATAGCGTTGCCTATGTCATGGCAGCGGAACAGTCTATAGATATTGATAACCGCATCGACTTCAAAATATGTGAAGCGCTTATGGCTGAGCGGGTTAAATGA